GAGGGAATGGAGCAGGAAGACGTTCTTGTCTCCAGAAGATCTGGATCAGATTCGCGGTCAGCTTGGTGAAAGTGTACGTGCGATGGACTCTACGCTTGCAATGTAATGCAGTGCAATGCGGGGTGATGCAAGGTGAACTGACTGGTGCAGGTGGCTCTATACTTTGCATTTCTGCAATCGTACTTTCGATTCCTGGTTTTTCCAGCCTTGTTCGGATTCTCTTGCTGGTTGCTGCTTGGATCATTCTCGATTATCTACACTGTCATCAACTCACTGTGGTGTATCGTTTTTATTGAATACTGGAAGCGCCAGGAGGTCGACCTTAGTTGTCGTTGGCAGACCAAGGGCGTCTCTGTCGTGCGGACGAAGAGACGAGAGTTCATGGCTGAAAAGGAAGTTCGCGATGAGGGAACGGGTGAGGTTCGGGGCGTGTTTCCGGCTCAGAAGCGGATGTGTCGCCAGCTGCTCCAGATCCCGTTCGCTTTGCTGTCCGCTGTTGCTCTGGGAGTGATCATCGCTACGTGTTTTGCGATTGAAATATTCATCTCGGAGGTGTATAACGGACCTCTCAAGACGTACTTGGTAAGTTAGCTATTCGTTTATCATACTACAGCAGACTAATTGTCAGGTTTTTATTCCCACTATTCTGCTTTCTTCGCTCGTGCCAACCATGAGTGCGGTTCTAACGGCCGTCGCTACGAAACTTAATGACTACGAGAACTACGAGACCAAGGATACATATGATATCGCCCTGACACAGAAGATTTTCGTCATTAATTTCATCACGTCTTACCTCCCCGTTTTTCTCACCGCGTTTGTCTACGTGCCCTTCGCCAGCCTCATTGTCCCCTACCTCGATATCTTCCAAGTGACTGTTCGTCCGTTTGTGTCCAAGGAACACGCAACGACGGCTCGTACTGCCAATTTCAGCATTGATCCCGACCGTCTACGTAAACAAGTGATCTATTTCACCGTTACTGCGCAGATTGTGGGCTTTGCCATGGAGACGATCGTCCCGTACCTCAAGCAGAACCTTTTGCGCAAGTACAAGGAATATCAGAAGAAACAGGGCAAAATTGATGCCACCGGAAGCGACTCAGAAAGCGAGAATGACCAATCTGTCTCTTTCGACGACCCTGTGGACGAGGTCAAATTCCTCACCCGAGCTCGCAACGAAGCTGAACTCTCGGATTACGACGTAACCGATGACTTGCGTGAGATGTGCATCCAGTTTGGTTATCTGGCTCTCTTTTCCCCCGTCTGGCCACTTGTTCCTGTCTCCTTCCTGGCCAACAATTGGGTCGAGCTTCGTTCGGATTTCTTCAAGATCTGCATGGAATGTCGTCGGCCTCTGCCATTGCGCGCGGACACCATCGGGCCCTGGCTCGAGAGCCTGGGCTTCTTGTCGTGGGTTGGCAGTATCACAAGCTCTGCCCTCATCTACATGTTCAGCAACGGCCACCCAGGTCCGAACGGCGAACCATCTGTCATCAAGGGCTGGGCGCTTTTGCTGACAATATTCTTCTCCGAACACCTTTATCTCATCGTGCGGTATGCTGTTCGCGCAGCCATGGATAAACTAGAACTGCCAAACTCCCGCCAGGACCGCACGAACCATTACCTCATGCGCAAACGCTACCTGGAGTCGACGCTGCGCACTGACGTGGTGGGCGATGAACCTGATGACGAGATAGATATCCGGGGTTCTGAGCTTGACGAGATCAGTGTCAAGACGTTGGAAGATGATGCTCGGAAGTCGAGTCTGCATGAGACGGATCCGGCCGATCGATTCTGGAGACGGCAGAAGGGATGGTTGGAGTCTGCGCGGGTTGGTCAGAGCATTATCCAGGCACAGGTTGGGAAGGAGGGTAAGAAACAACAGTGAGCTGGTTCCATGTTATTAGAGACTGTTTATGTATTAATAAAGTACGCGTCTCGTTTCGTCGTACTCGTAGATAGCAGTGAACAGAGACATTTCCTGATATGGTTAGCTTGTATTAGTATTCCGAATCTCCGAAACCGGCATGCCAGGATCAGACAGTAAGAGCTGCGATGCTACCCCTGTCTCTGTAACTGTAGAGTGACATTATTGTGTACAAAGTACTATCCGGGAACCAGGCATATGGAAAATTTTGGGAGGATTATGCACCGCCTGTGCTGCAGTGAGCTGCTATGCAGATGACTAAGCCGTACACAAGTATGACACTATGGCATGTTAgtgtccacagatcacgccacctcaaaaacgtggacgcgtgacacttatgaccgccaagaccattaatcagcgaggacgtgacacgcgatttattcaaatacaatacccattactctgaatttcaatttcaattttcttcttatgttacagttgtatgtgatttcaaagtatacgttgatcttctcattactatggatcctcagcctgaaatcttcaatttagaagattttacttcatcaagtccagagactgatcccaatgtcgaggtatttattttaattgagtatttgttaactgattgctaacggctcaatgcggaaatagggcattcctgtacaactcacaaattcaaaaagccattctctccagacatcaaaaattgaatatattgatgacttaccagagtatccgacaagtcatattcatggatattcatatgttgttgcatctagagggcgatcacagaatgaaatggagcagcttgttcatgaggtactgttgagtactttctaattgcttttaaagtgcttgctaatcagttacagattcaatactcacggcgtcaacaacatggaccaaggagaccagtcaaatgcccatttttcaactgtttagttaaaagatggacttggaaatgctctggtatctacgcatgtgaatttttgaatccatttcttcaatcctatcatcatacatttgttgatgaggattgttgggatgtgattcgaaatactcagaggaatatccaaatcctggaggcaaatattggaaaacgaaatgcatacaggtatttaaacatctcctaaacagctttgaagcaattactaagtacttctagctattatcggtcaaaaaatgaatttttcaataagggttatgcatgcattgaccagcttccaacttgcaagccagtttttaagcggcatacccaaatggttggttaaatctttttacaatgctccaagtgatttctaactagtcatagaatgtccatggtgaatttccaccatatattggctgtagtaatggatccaatgagtttttaacaaaacatcatcgaggatctattcaaggccatacatcaattgatctacagttccttgaggacctttttaatcatgatattatgccaccaactgaagaatgtggtgtttttgaatcattagcatcccgacgaaagtattgcggtaagtgttttttaagtgattgtcaatcacctattaactggttaaagatcgagatcaccttcaggggccaggcagactacagcatacttcctgtggtgttatttttactgctttagtgccagttgatatcaatgaatgtccatatatcctctttacatcccatggaattcaccagcatccacctccaccaccaagcaaggcaccagaacgaat
The sequence above is a segment of the Aspergillus chevalieri M1 DNA, chromosome 6, nearly complete sequence genome. Coding sequences within it:
- a CDS encoding anoctamin family protein (COG:D;~EggNog:ENOG410PINZ;~InterPro:IPR007632;~PFAM:PF04547;~TransMembrane:8 (i176-196o202-226i283-307o319-345i366-387o430-451i568-593o605-626i)) encodes the protein MASASADHAVHHNNDVDYVIRYRFGDADTSEAGKQLELLLRTLVEIGLQTEVRQGDESTLLVFVRATKKSVKRGVYHSRVRDWLHGVRNTEPESASTAEAQTEAERLRVIYHMITVPKEEGGAGISPGHGEWKHIDAIFSLHDEQTNNRCMREWSRKTFLSPEDLDQIRGQLGESVALYFAFLQSYFRFLVFPALFGFSCWLLLGSFSIIYTVINSLWCIVFIEYWKRQEVDLSCRWQTKGVSVVRTKRREFMAEKEVRDEGTGEVRGVFPAQKRMCRQLLQIPFALLSAVALGVIIATCFAIEIFISEVYNGPLKTYLVFIPTILLSSLVPTMSAVLTAVATKLNDYENYETKDTYDIALTQKIFVINFITSYLPVFLTAFVYVPFASLIVPYLDIFQVTVRPFVSKEHATTARTANFSIDPDRLRKQVIYFTVTAQIVGFAMETIVPYLKQNLLRKYKEYQKKQGKIDATGSDSESENDQSVSFDDPVDEVKFLTRARNEAELSDYDVTDDLREMCIQFGYLALFSPVWPLVPVSFLANNWVELRSDFFKICMECRRPLPLRADTIGPWLESLGFLSWVGSITSSALIYMFSNGHPGPNGEPSVIKGWALLLTIFFSEHLYLIVRYAVRAAMDKLELPNSRQDRTNHYLMRKRYLESTLRTDVVGDEPDDEIDIRGSELDEISVKTLEDDARKSSLHETDPADRFWRRQKGWLESARVGQSIIQAQVGKEGKKQQ